Sequence from the uncultured Flavobacterium sp. genome:
TTTCAAATGTTTGATGTGCCACAGGATAAATTAATTAAGGAGTTTTCTACAGGGATGAAAAAGAAAGCTTACATGAATGCTGTTTTACAGAAAACATATTCGATTTATATTTTCGATGAACCCTTCAATGGCTTAGATTTAGAATCTAATTATTTATTAATGAGTTATATTCGGGAATTATCAGAAACTAGTATTGTTTTTATTTCTTCTCATATTCTTGAAATACTGTATAAAGATTGTGATAAAATTTTTCTGCTAAAAAATAAAAAGATACAGGAGTTTGAAAAACATCAATATAATGAAATTTTAGAAGAATTATTCTCAAAATAAAATTGAGAATGCAGAGTTCCGTCCAATTTTTTTGGACGGAACTCTTGTAAGTTTGTTATAAAATAAGTTTTCGAGAAAATGATTTGTTGGATTTATTAATTAACCATTTAAAATTATGGAATTAGAAAATTTAAATTTAGTTGAGTTTAATGCTCAGGAAATAGAAGAAGTTGAAAGAGGGATATTGGGCAATTCTATTGACTGCTGTAGGGATGTCTTGCGTTGGTGCGGCATGGGTTTTTGATAAAGGAGAAGCTTATGGAAAGCATTTAGCTGAAAAATAATTGTTAAAAATCTTATCATGGAAATAATTGAATTAAAAGAGTTAACACAAAAGGAGTTAATTGAAATCGAAGCAGGATTTGGACCACTTTATTATGCCATTGTTGG
This genomic interval carries:
- a CDS encoding ATP-binding cassette domain-containing protein, with protein sequence MLQIEIKNKSYKDKLVLENISISLSKNGIYGVVGKNGEGKTTLFKCIMGLTSFAGSINHAKELSLHGKIAWCPTEPLIYDELTAREFAIFYQELLNIENNDFQMFDVPQDKLIKEFSTGMKKKAYMNAVLQKTYSIYIFDEPFNGLDLESNYLLMSYIRELSETSIVFISSHILEILYKDCDKIFLLKNKKIQEFEKHQYNEILEELFSK